The following are from one region of the Gryllotalpicola protaetiae genome:
- a CDS encoding SLC13 family permease: MNPHIVITLATIVLAMVLFVWNRAPAVIVAVGTALALYLTGVLTLRETLSGFGDPVVILLVALFSIAVALEESGVAAWAGQLLLRHTGGNATWRLVAIMGLAAVFSPLMGMNGAVVAMVPIVAAIAVHTVTAPSKLMIPLAFACTAGANLSLLGSPVNVVAAERIDLAGAGPFGFFAWALVGIPQVIGTIVIVVLLGDRLLPTRRPLAVDIPTTTASFEAVAPAASEVPVARLGVRAYLSLAVLALLIGLLAFNVVPPAIAAASCAVLMVLLRVVSVPVLARSVDWSTCILIGAMIAPAVAMSKTGAASLLGDRVVDGIGGLGPYAVFIGLFLVTAVLSQFISNTSSALVMLPIAVATAGDLHVAALPMILGVALGASTSFVVPVANAVTLSVYAPGGYHFGDFWRLGSVVSAWAFVVAVVVVPIAWPF, encoded by the coding sequence GTGAACCCGCACATCGTGATCACGTTGGCGACCATCGTGCTCGCGATGGTGCTCTTCGTCTGGAACCGCGCGCCCGCGGTCATCGTCGCCGTCGGCACCGCCCTCGCGCTGTATCTCACGGGCGTGCTCACCCTGCGCGAGACGCTGAGCGGGTTCGGCGATCCGGTCGTCATCCTGCTCGTCGCGCTCTTCTCGATCGCGGTCGCTCTCGAGGAATCCGGCGTGGCCGCGTGGGCGGGGCAGCTGCTGCTGCGGCACACGGGCGGCAACGCGACCTGGCGACTCGTCGCGATCATGGGCCTCGCCGCGGTGTTCAGCCCGCTGATGGGCATGAACGGCGCCGTCGTCGCCATGGTGCCGATCGTCGCCGCGATCGCGGTGCACACGGTCACCGCGCCGTCGAAGCTGATGATCCCGCTCGCCTTCGCCTGTACGGCCGGCGCGAACCTGAGCCTGCTCGGCAGCCCTGTCAACGTGGTGGCGGCAGAGAGGATCGACCTGGCCGGTGCAGGGCCGTTCGGATTCTTCGCCTGGGCTCTCGTCGGCATCCCGCAGGTCATCGGCACGATCGTCATCGTGGTGCTGCTCGGCGACCGGCTGCTGCCGACGCGTCGGCCGCTCGCGGTGGACATCCCGACGACGACGGCCAGCTTCGAGGCGGTGGCGCCGGCGGCATCCGAGGTCCCTGTCGCCCGGCTCGGGGTGCGCGCGTACCTCTCGCTCGCCGTGCTCGCCCTGCTCATCGGGCTGCTCGCGTTCAACGTCGTGCCGCCCGCGATCGCCGCCGCGAGCTGCGCGGTGCTCATGGTGCTGCTGCGTGTGGTCAGCGTGCCGGTGCTCGCACGCAGCGTCGACTGGAGCACCTGCATCCTGATCGGGGCGATGATCGCCCCGGCCGTCGCCATGTCGAAGACCGGGGCGGCGAGCCTGCTCGGCGATCGGGTCGTGGACGGCATCGGCGGCCTCGGTCCATACGCCGTGTTCATCGGGCTGTTCCTCGTCACCGCAGTGCTGAGCCAGTTCATCTCGAACACGTCGTCGGCGCTCGTGATGCTGCCGATCGCCGTGGCGACCGCCGGCGATCTGCACGTGGCGGCGCTGCCGATGATCCTGGGCGTGGCACTCGGGGCGAGCACCTCGTTCGTCGTGCCGGTCGCGAACGCCGTGACGCTGTCGGTGTACGCGCCGGGCGGGTACCACTTCGGGGATTTCTGGCGCCTCGGGTCGGTCGTCTCCGCCTGGGCCTTCGTCGTGGCCGTCGTCGTCGTTCCGATCGCGTGGCCGTTCTAG
- a CDS encoding ABC transporter ATP-binding protein, with protein sequence MTEQKPVSWVARLWSYVLRHRTGLYIALGAALLGSGCQVLTPLVARQIVDTVIGHHQGSLWVWLGVLLALAAANFVFAHLRRYRGGKVALEVQNDLRNDMHDHLQSMDFTNLDRMPTGQLVARASSDSGLVMMLLNFLPVVSGNVVLLVLSLVVMFVLSPLLALVGIAIIPALIFVSYRMRSRVFPATWDAQQREGELVQIVDEDTGGVRVVKAFGQERRELRRLTDAATKLYGAQMRSTRIQSRFQPLLESIPAFGQVGILALGGWLALNGNITLGTFLAFSTYVAQMLAPARQLAGMLAIAQQARAGVERIAQLLDTPPAIADAPDAVVLAAPERGAAAATDTARGATVSSSIAHGAVEFDDVHFAYGDDARRRSDEHSTLTGFSLRVAAGERVALVGASGSGKSTAAMLIPRFYDPARGAVRVDGIDVRRLTLHSLRSQIGVVFEESFLFSDSVRSNIAYGRPEASDAEIERAARIAQADGFIAALPRGYDTVVGERGLSLSGGQRQRVALARAILADPRILILDDATSAIDARTEEAIHDGLREVLADRTVVLIAHRQSTLHLADRVVLVDGGRVVDEGTHDELMARNAAYRVLLSGMEDGETAAGSAAATGDIDSVAAYGKVTSGAWRRPEAADASTYGARSAVPAAPSLGPGLGGTGGGGMVRRALAATPELIARVEKLPPVKDFPEVDIDREGAHRPHFSLRSLLADYKWPLLFGLLFVVVDAVAGLLGPVLVKNGIDQGVVTGSTAAILAASALFLLVTLVDLFDQIAETFVMGRTAQRVMLSLRVRVFAQLQRLSLDYYEREMAGRIMTRMTTDIDQFEQLVENGLLAALVAFVTFVGVGVAILIVNPLLGGAVLVVIIPLAIATVIFRRRAAVLYEQARDRIAIVNADFQESLSGVHEAQAFVHEGATKAHFHRLGGSYLEARVAAQKLVATYFPFVQFLSSVADAIVLGLGAWLIVNGHFTTGALIAFLLYVDMFFSPIQQLSQVFDAWQQTTVSVRRIAGLMALDSLTPEAQSPVSPGRLSGTLTLEDVHFAYPAVTARPGVQERGPQDARLATPVEASVSKPPEALRGVSLDIAAGETVALVGETGAGKSTVMKLLARFYDVDRGTVRVDGHDVRSLALGAYRAQLGYVPQEAFLFTGTVRDNIAYGRPEATDAAVEAAARAVGAHDFIAALPNGYLQEITERGRSLSAGQRQLIALARAQLVDPAILLLDEATSNLDLAAEARVTAAMERVASGRTTVLIAHRLQTARTADRIVVLGGGGVLEVGSHDELLAADGSYASMWRAFELASERA encoded by the coding sequence ATGACCGAGCAGAAGCCGGTGAGCTGGGTCGCGCGGCTCTGGTCGTACGTGCTGCGGCACCGCACCGGGCTGTACATCGCGCTCGGCGCCGCGCTGCTCGGCAGCGGCTGCCAGGTGCTCACGCCGCTCGTCGCTCGGCAGATCGTCGACACCGTCATCGGCCACCACCAGGGCAGCCTGTGGGTGTGGCTCGGGGTGCTGCTCGCGCTCGCCGCGGCGAACTTCGTGTTCGCGCACCTGCGCCGCTACCGCGGCGGCAAGGTCGCGCTCGAGGTGCAGAACGACCTGCGCAACGACATGCACGACCACCTGCAGTCGATGGACTTCACCAACCTCGACCGGATGCCGACGGGGCAGCTGGTCGCGAGAGCATCCTCCGACTCGGGTCTCGTCATGATGCTGCTCAACTTCCTGCCGGTCGTGAGCGGCAACGTCGTGCTGCTCGTGCTCTCGCTCGTCGTGATGTTCGTGCTGTCGCCGCTCTTGGCGCTGGTGGGCATCGCGATCATCCCGGCGCTGATCTTCGTCTCGTACCGCATGCGCTCGCGCGTGTTCCCCGCCACGTGGGACGCGCAGCAGCGCGAAGGCGAGCTTGTGCAGATCGTCGACGAGGACACCGGCGGCGTGCGGGTGGTGAAGGCGTTCGGCCAGGAGCGCCGAGAGCTGAGGCGGCTGACGGATGCCGCGACGAAGCTCTACGGAGCGCAGATGCGGTCGACGCGCATCCAGTCGAGGTTCCAGCCGCTGCTCGAGTCGATCCCCGCGTTCGGACAGGTCGGGATCCTGGCTCTCGGCGGCTGGCTCGCGCTGAACGGGAACATCACGCTTGGAACCTTCCTCGCGTTCTCGACGTACGTCGCGCAGATGCTCGCACCCGCCCGGCAGCTCGCCGGCATGCTCGCCATCGCCCAGCAGGCCCGCGCAGGGGTGGAGCGCATCGCGCAGCTGCTGGACACGCCGCCCGCGATCGCGGATGCGCCGGATGCGGTGGTGCTCGCGGCGCCGGAGCGCGGCGCGGCCGCGGCAACCGACACGGCGCGCGGCGCGACTGTGTCGTCCAGCATCGCGCACGGCGCGGTCGAATTCGACGACGTGCACTTCGCTTACGGCGATGACGCGCGGCGCCGCTCTGACGAGCACAGCACGCTCACCGGGTTCTCGCTGCGGGTCGCCGCGGGCGAGCGGGTCGCGCTGGTCGGCGCAAGCGGCTCCGGCAAGTCGACGGCCGCGATGCTGATCCCGCGGTTCTATGACCCCGCGCGAGGCGCCGTGCGCGTCGACGGCATCGACGTGCGGCGGCTCACCCTGCACTCCCTGCGGTCGCAGATCGGCGTCGTCTTCGAAGAGAGCTTCCTGTTCAGCGACTCGGTGCGCTCCAACATCGCGTACGGCCGGCCCGAGGCATCCGACGCAGAGATCGAGCGCGCCGCGCGGATAGCGCAGGCCGACGGGTTCATCGCCGCCCTGCCGCGCGGCTACGACACCGTCGTCGGCGAGCGCGGGCTGTCGCTCTCGGGCGGCCAGCGGCAGCGCGTGGCGCTTGCCCGGGCGATCCTCGCGGACCCGCGCATCCTGATCCTCGACGATGCCACCAGTGCGATCGACGCGCGCACCGAGGAGGCCATCCACGACGGCCTGCGCGAGGTCCTGGCCGATCGCACCGTCGTGCTGATCGCGCACCGCCAGTCGACGCTGCACCTCGCCGACCGGGTTGTGCTGGTCGACGGCGGGCGGGTCGTCGACGAGGGCACGCACGACGAGCTGATGGCGCGCAATGCCGCCTACCGGGTGCTGCTCTCCGGCATGGAGGACGGCGAGACGGCCGCCGGCAGCGCGGCCGCCACCGGCGACATCGACTCTGTCGCCGCGTACGGAAAGGTCACGTCGGGCGCGTGGCGGCGACCTGAGGCGGCGGATGCCTCGACCTACGGCGCCCGCAGCGCCGTGCCCGCCGCTCCGAGCCTCGGGCCGGGCCTCGGCGGCACCGGTGGCGGCGGCATGGTGCGCCGCGCGCTCGCCGCGACCCCCGAGCTGATCGCCCGCGTCGAGAAGCTGCCGCCCGTGAAGGACTTCCCCGAGGTCGACATCGACCGCGAGGGCGCCCACCGGCCGCACTTCTCGCTGCGCTCGCTGCTCGCCGACTACAAATGGCCGCTGCTGTTCGGCCTGCTGTTCGTCGTGGTCGACGCCGTCGCCGGCCTGCTCGGCCCGGTGCTGGTGAAGAACGGCATCGACCAGGGCGTGGTCACCGGTTCGACGGCGGCGATCCTCGCGGCATCCGCCCTGTTCTTGCTCGTCACCCTTGTGGATCTCTTCGACCAGATCGCCGAGACCTTCGTGATGGGCCGCACCGCGCAGCGCGTGATGCTGAGCTTGCGCGTGCGGGTGTTCGCGCAGCTGCAGCGGCTGTCGCTCGACTACTACGAGCGCGAGATGGCCGGCCGCATCATGACGCGCATGACGACCGACATCGACCAGTTCGAACAGCTAGTCGAGAACGGGCTGCTCGCCGCGCTGGTCGCGTTCGTGACGTTCGTGGGCGTCGGCGTCGCGATCCTGATCGTGAACCCGCTGCTGGGTGGCGCGGTGCTCGTCGTGATCATCCCGCTCGCGATCGCCACGGTGATCTTCCGGCGGCGTGCCGCGGTGCTCTACGAGCAGGCGCGCGACCGCATCGCGATCGTGAACGCCGACTTCCAAGAGAGCCTGTCGGGCGTGCACGAGGCCCAGGCGTTCGTGCACGAGGGTGCGACCAAGGCGCACTTCCACCGCCTCGGCGGCTCGTACCTCGAGGCGCGCGTCGCCGCTCAGAAGCTCGTCGCGACGTACTTCCCGTTCGTGCAGTTCCTGTCGTCGGTCGCCGACGCGATCGTGCTGGGGCTCGGCGCGTGGCTCATCGTGAACGGCCACTTCACGACCGGTGCGCTGATCGCGTTCCTGCTGTACGTCGACATGTTCTTCTCGCCGATCCAGCAGCTGTCGCAGGTGTTCGACGCCTGGCAGCAGACGACCGTGTCGGTGCGCCGCATCGCCGGGCTGATGGCACTCGACTCGCTGACGCCTGAGGCGCAGTCCCCCGTCTCGCCCGGCCGACTGTCGGGCACGCTCACGCTGGAGGACGTGCACTTCGCCTACCCCGCCGTGACCGCGCGGCCCGGCGTGCAGGAGCGCGGGCCGCAGGACGCCCGACTGGCGACGCCGGTCGAGGCATCCGTCTCGAAGCCCCCAGAGGCATTGCGCGGGGTGTCGCTCGATATCGCTGCGGGCGAGACGGTGGCGCTCGTCGGCGAGACCGGCGCGGGCAAGTCGACGGTGATGAAGCTGCTCGCGCGTTTCTACGACGTCGACCGCGGCACGGTGCGTGTCGACGGTCACGACGTGCGCTCGCTCGCGCTCGGCGCCTACCGCGCGCAGCTCGGCTACGTCCCGCAAGAGGCGTTCCTGTTCACCGGCACGGTGCGTGACAACATCGCGTACGGCAGGCCAGAGGCGACGGATGCCGCGGTCGAGGCCGCCGCCCGCGCCGTCGGCGCGCACGACTTCATCGCGGCGCTGCCGAACGGCTACCTGCAGGAGATCACGGAGCGCGGCCGCTCGCTGTCGGCCGGTCAGCGGCAGCTGATCGCGCTCGCGCGGGCGCAGCTCGTCGACCCGGCGATCCTGCTGCTCGACGAGGCCACGTCGAACCTCGACCTCGCGGCCGAGGCGCGCGTGACCGCCGCGATGGAGCGTGTCGCCTCCGGCCGCACCACCGTGCTGATCGCGCACCGTCTGCAGACGGCGCGCACGGCCGACCGCATCGTCGTGCTCGGCGGCGGGGGTGTTCTCGAGGTCGGCTCGCACGACGAACTGCTCGCCGCCGATGGTTCGTACGCCTCGATGTGGCGTGCCTTCGAGCTCGCGTCGGAGCGCGCGTAG
- a CDS encoding MarR family winged helix-turn-helix transcriptional regulator, with protein sequence MNDRTDALGDAVDAVARLARMLERSALPLSLADFRVLSAIDSGEDRASRLAQRLAVGKPAISATVDSLAKRGLIERTKVEGDQRATALALTPAGVAEYEQARARLAERVRAVTAETSDPGASIRSLAELGDAIESYRVTQAQASV encoded by the coding sequence ATGAACGATCGAACGGATGCCTTGGGCGACGCCGTCGACGCGGTGGCCCGCCTCGCTCGTATGCTCGAGCGCTCGGCGCTGCCGCTGAGCCTCGCAGACTTCCGTGTGCTGAGCGCGATCGACTCCGGCGAGGACCGCGCGAGCCGCCTCGCCCAGCGGCTCGCCGTCGGCAAGCCGGCCATCAGCGCGACCGTCGACTCGCTCGCGAAGCGCGGGCTCATCGAGCGCACCAAGGTCGAAGGCGACCAGCGCGCGACGGCGCTCGCGCTCACGCCGGCCGGGGTCGCCGAATACGAGCAGGCGCGGGCGCGCCTCGCCGAGCGTGTGCGCGCCGTGACCGCCGAGACGAGCGACCCGGGCGCAAGCATCCGCTCGCTCGCCGAACTGGGCGACGCCATCGAGAGCTACCGCGTGACCCAGGCGCAGGCGAGCGTATGA
- the lhgO gene encoding L-2-hydroxyglutarate oxidase, giving the protein MPRPTARTPRIAVIGGGIVGIALARALATGERGDVTVFEKERRLAVHQTGHNSGVVHAGLYYTPGSLKAELCARGRLQIRDFCLEKGLPYREVGKLVVAVDESELGALAEIERRSRENGVPDLERIDDSARLREIEPHVAGVAAVHSPHTAIVDYAAVTEALAVDARAAGADIRLGQEVTGLRIAGSTARVSTAHSEDEFDLVVACAGLQSDLVARLAGGDPSPKILPFRGEYWQLSPEANGLCRGMIYPVPDPRFPFLGVHFTRGVYDDVHLGPSAVPALAREGYSWRRISVKDTVASLAWPGAGPLLREHWYMGVDEISASLIKRRYFDKARRFVPELAMKHLVGKSAAGVRAQAWARDGSLIDDFAVDRLGPVTLIRNAPSPAATSSMAIADHVIKNYVN; this is encoded by the coding sequence ATGCCGCGCCCGACCGCCCGCACGCCTCGTATCGCTGTGATCGGCGGCGGCATCGTCGGCATCGCGCTCGCCCGTGCTCTCGCGACGGGCGAACGCGGCGACGTGACCGTCTTCGAGAAGGAACGGCGCCTGGCCGTGCACCAGACCGGGCACAACTCAGGCGTCGTGCACGCCGGGCTGTACTACACGCCGGGCAGCCTCAAGGCCGAGCTGTGCGCGCGGGGGCGCCTGCAGATCAGGGATTTCTGCCTCGAGAAGGGCTTGCCTTACCGCGAGGTGGGCAAGCTCGTCGTCGCGGTCGACGAGTCCGAGCTCGGTGCGCTCGCCGAGATCGAGCGGCGCTCGCGCGAGAACGGCGTGCCCGACCTCGAGCGCATCGACGACTCGGCCCGGCTGCGCGAGATCGAGCCGCACGTCGCGGGTGTCGCGGCCGTGCACTCGCCGCACACCGCGATCGTCGACTACGCGGCGGTCACCGAGGCGCTCGCCGTCGACGCCCGTGCGGCCGGCGCAGACATCCGGCTGGGTCAGGAGGTGACCGGCCTGCGGATCGCGGGCAGCACCGCGCGGGTCTCGACGGCGCACTCGGAGGACGAGTTCGATCTCGTCGTCGCGTGCGCCGGGCTGCAGTCCGACCTCGTCGCGAGGCTCGCAGGCGGCGACCCGTCGCCGAAGATCCTGCCGTTCCGCGGCGAGTACTGGCAGCTGTCCCCGGAGGCCAACGGGCTGTGCCGCGGCATGATCTACCCCGTCCCGGACCCGCGGTTCCCGTTCCTCGGGGTGCACTTCACCCGCGGTGTCTACGACGACGTGCACCTCGGGCCGAGCGCCGTGCCCGCCCTCGCGCGCGAGGGCTACTCGTGGCGGCGCATCTCGGTGAAGGACACCGTCGCATCGCTCGCCTGGCCCGGCGCCGGCCCGCTGCTGCGCGAGCACTGGTACATGGGGGTCGACGAGATCAGCGCCTCGCTCATCAAGCGCCGCTACTTCGACAAGGCGCGCCGCTTCGTTCCAGAGCTCGCGATGAAGCACCTGGTCGGCAAGTCCGCCGCCGGCGTACGCGCGCAGGCGTGGGCCCGCGACGGCAGCCTGATCGACGACTTCGCGGTCGACCGGCTCGGCCCCGTCACGCTGATCCGCAACGCGCCGTCGCCCGCCGCTACCAGTTCGATGGCCATCGCGGACCACGTGATCAAGAACTACGTGAACTGA
- a CDS encoding nitroreductase/quinone reductase family protein yields the protein MTDEQNTVQNALATDRVIDITTTGKTSGEPRRIEIWFHRVGGRFYITGRPPRPRAWYANLIANPEFTFHLKQSATADLPATARPVTDAAERERVFGGIFAQLPELSTQPDAPVELWLSQAPLVEVEFDDLERDAA from the coding sequence GTGACCGACGAGCAGAACACCGTGCAGAACGCGCTGGCGACCGACCGCGTGATCGACATCACCACCACCGGCAAGACCTCGGGCGAGCCGCGCCGCATCGAGATCTGGTTCCACCGCGTCGGCGGCCGCTTCTACATCACGGGCCGCCCGCCGCGCCCACGCGCGTGGTACGCGAACCTCATCGCCAATCCGGAGTTCACGTTCCACCTCAAGCAGTCGGCGACGGCCGACCTGCCCGCGACGGCGCGCCCCGTCACCGATGCGGCCGAGCGTGAGCGCGTGTTCGGCGGCATCTTCGCCCAGCTGCCCGAGCTGAGCACGCAGCCGGATGCGCCGGTCGAGCTGTGGCTGTCGCAGGCTCCGCTCGTCGAGGTCGAGTTCGACGACCTCGAGCGCGACGCGGCCTGA
- a CDS encoding cation:proton antiporter — MTTDPFAIVVAVVAGAIALAVLAQLLSRRVRIPAPAFFLIAAALGALLLPPVSAHGRLLDERVVSVALAVILFDGGMHIGWRRFRASAWPIVWLGILGTALTAAAVAASAHFIFGLDATASLLLGAALSPTDPAVVFSVLGKTEIGGRSGTILEGESGANDPVGIAIMASLLAASGTGWAAVGSGVLDFVLQLVIGAAVGVVGGLGLRWVLRRLALPNEALASVFAVAAAVFLYGAGAVAHGSGFLAVFVAGIAVGDLRAPYKREITLFSSGLASLAEVVAFAVLGLTVELDYVLRPSVLWTGLGIAALLIFLIRPLFVGLVALPIRLAWGERGFVLWAGLKGAVPILLGLLVVSSGIAGAHELYAIVFVVVLVSVVLQGGLVPVLGRVFRVPMRATPAGAPDASDGADPTAE; from the coding sequence GTGACCACCGACCCGTTCGCGATCGTCGTCGCCGTGGTGGCGGGCGCGATCGCGCTCGCCGTTCTCGCGCAATTGCTGAGCAGGCGGGTGCGGATTCCCGCCCCGGCCTTCTTCCTCATCGCCGCCGCCCTCGGCGCGCTGCTCCTGCCGCCCGTGTCCGCGCATGGCCGGCTGCTCGACGAGCGGGTGGTGAGCGTGGCGCTCGCGGTGATCCTGTTCGACGGCGGCATGCACATCGGCTGGCGGCGGTTCCGCGCGTCGGCGTGGCCGATCGTGTGGCTCGGGATCCTCGGGACCGCGCTGACGGCGGCGGCGGTCGCGGCATCCGCCCATTTCATCTTCGGTCTGGACGCGACCGCATCTCTGCTGCTCGGCGCCGCACTGTCGCCGACCGACCCCGCCGTCGTGTTCTCGGTGCTCGGGAAGACCGAGATCGGCGGCCGCAGCGGGACGATCCTCGAGGGCGAGTCCGGTGCGAACGACCCCGTGGGCATCGCGATCATGGCGAGTCTGCTCGCCGCATCGGGCACGGGGTGGGCGGCCGTCGGCAGCGGCGTGCTCGATTTCGTGCTGCAGCTTGTGATCGGCGCCGCGGTCGGCGTCGTGGGCGGGCTCGGACTGCGGTGGGTGCTGCGGCGGCTGGCCTTGCCGAACGAGGCGCTCGCCTCGGTGTTCGCGGTCGCCGCCGCCGTGTTCCTCTATGGAGCGGGCGCCGTCGCGCACGGCTCCGGATTCCTCGCCGTCTTCGTCGCCGGCATCGCCGTCGGCGACCTGCGGGCGCCGTACAAGCGCGAGATCACGCTGTTCTCGTCGGGGCTCGCGAGCCTCGCCGAGGTGGTCGCGTTCGCGGTGCTGGGGCTCACGGTCGAGCTCGACTACGTGCTGAGGCCATCCGTGCTGTGGACCGGGCTCGGCATCGCCGCGCTGCTGATCTTCCTGATCAGGCCGCTGTTCGTCGGACTCGTCGCGCTGCCGATCCGGCTTGCATGGGGCGAGCGCGGGTTCGTGCTGTGGGCGGGGCTCAAGGGTGCCGTGCCGATCCTGCTCGGGCTGCTCGTGGTGAGCTCCGGGATCGCGGGCGCGCACGAGCTGTACGCGATCGTGTTCGTCGTCGTGCTCGTGTCGGTCGTGCTGCAGGGCGGCCTGGTGCCGGTGCTCGGCCGGGTGTTCCGTGTGCCGATGCGTGCGACGCCGGCGGGCGCGCCGGACGCGTCTGATGGGGCGGACCCGACAGCCGAATAG
- a CDS encoding peptidase — protein sequence MTINWIDFVAVFAAALIGAAVVVSLYALGLRLLAVSGHAPFVPPVEFEEAITVLSPKQVKKETKRVKKARQRNPYSPAVKRLALVTAYALFAVSGLVVLFGIYLIVPYFHS from the coding sequence GTGACGATCAACTGGATCGACTTCGTCGCGGTCTTCGCTGCGGCGCTGATCGGCGCGGCCGTCGTCGTCAGCCTCTACGCCTTGGGGCTGCGCCTGCTCGCGGTGTCGGGCCACGCGCCGTTCGTGCCACCCGTCGAGTTCGAGGAAGCCATCACCGTGCTGTCGCCGAAGCAGGTGAAGAAGGAGACCAAGCGGGTGAAGAAGGCCCGGCAGCGGAATCCGTATTCGCCCGCCGTCAAGCGCCTCGCGCTGGTCACCGCATACGCCTTGTTCGCGGTCTCTGGGCTCGTTGTGCTGTTCGGGATCTACCTGATCGTGCCCTATTTCCATTCGTGA
- a CDS encoding inorganic phosphate transporter — translation MSLTLIVVLVVALALFFDFTNGFHDTANAMATPIATGALRPRPAVALAAALNLVGAFLSTEVAQTISGGLIRGEGGQVSITPALVLAGLVGAITWNLITWLWGIPSSSSHALFGGLIGATIVGTWDVGSIDYSVLLAKIVIPALLSPVVAGLVAYSATRLAYAITHRGDGLADGRSGFRYAQIFSSSLVALSHGTNDAQKTMGVITLLLIAAGIQPASHAGPQWWVIVACGLAIATGTYTGGWRIIRTLGRGLTEVKPAQGFAAETSTAATILASSHFGFALSTTQVASGSVIGSGLGRSDGHVRWGTAGRIALGWLLTLPVAAVVGGATAMIARLGTIGLIIDLAIAVVVIVVVFRINARRRVTAEHMAAGTEAEVASATSAIHITRPVPVAPGEEKR, via the coding sequence GTGAGCCTGACCCTGATCGTCGTTCTGGTGGTCGCGCTGGCACTGTTCTTCGATTTCACGAACGGATTCCACGACACCGCCAACGCCATGGCGACGCCGATCGCGACGGGTGCGCTGAGGCCGCGGCCGGCGGTCGCGCTCGCGGCCGCGCTGAACCTCGTCGGCGCGTTCCTCTCGACCGAGGTGGCGCAGACGATCTCGGGCGGGCTGATCCGCGGCGAGGGCGGCCAGGTCTCGATCACCCCGGCGCTCGTGCTTGCGGGGCTGGTCGGTGCGATCACCTGGAACCTGATCACCTGGCTGTGGGGAATCCCCTCGTCATCCAGCCATGCGCTGTTCGGAGGCCTCATCGGCGCGACCATCGTCGGCACGTGGGACGTCGGGTCGATCGACTACTCGGTGCTGCTCGCGAAGATCGTGATCCCCGCACTGCTCTCGCCGGTGGTCGCAGGGCTGGTCGCCTACTCCGCGACGCGCCTCGCCTACGCCATCACGCACCGCGGCGATGGGCTCGCCGACGGGCGCAGCGGCTTCCGCTACGCACAGATCTTCTCGTCGTCGCTGGTCGCGCTGTCGCATGGCACCAACGACGCGCAGAAGACGATGGGCGTGATCACGCTGCTGCTCATCGCAGCCGGCATACAGCCCGCGTCGCACGCCGGCCCGCAGTGGTGGGTGATCGTCGCCTGCGGCCTCGCGATCGCGACCGGCACCTATACGGGCGGGTGGCGGATCATCCGCACCCTCGGCCGCGGCCTCACCGAGGTGAAGCCCGCTCAGGGCTTCGCGGCGGAGACGAGCACGGCGGCGACGATCCTCGCCTCTTCGCACTTCGGCTTCGCGCTCTCGACCACGCAGGTCGCGTCGGGCTCGGTGATCGGCTCGGGACTCGGCCGCAGCGACGGCCACGTGCGCTGGGGCACGGCGGGCCGCATCGCGCTCGGCTGGCTGCTGACGCTGCCCGTGGCCGCCGTGGTCGGCGGCGCGACCGCCATGATCGCCCGCCTCGGCACGATCGGCCTCATCATCGACCTCGCCATCGCGGTCGTCGTGATCGTCGTGGTCTTCCGCATCAACGCGCGCCGCCGTGTCACCGCCGAGCACATGGCGGCGGGCACCGAGGCCGAGGTCGCGTCCGCCACCTCCGCCATCCACATCACGAGGCCGGTCCCGGTCGCGCCCGGCGAGGAGAAGCGGTGA